One part of the Clostridium thermosuccinogenes genome encodes these proteins:
- a CDS encoding ABC transporter ATP-binding protein, with the protein MVEHATGHIRAENLRKEFIRPDGETVVALNNVNVEIKAGEFVSLIGPSGCGKSTFLRLLAGLIAPDEGSFFIDGVPITGAGYERGLVFQDPTLFPWLTVYDNIAFGLKIRNIYHEKKKEVHDFIRLVGLEGFEKAYPHQLSGGMAQRAALARALVNHPKVLLLDEPFGALDAFTRMNMQDELIKIWQERGTTTVMVTHDVDEAIYLSDRIFVMSPRPARIESIITVGIGRPRARDLPDFLQLRARILKILDYAGKHEEIQYYL; encoded by the coding sequence ATGGTAGAACATGCAACAGGCCACATCCGGGCTGAAAATTTGAGAAAGGAATTCATCCGGCCGGATGGTGAGACCGTCGTCGCCCTGAACAATGTAAACGTAGAAATAAAGGCGGGAGAATTCGTCTCGCTGATCGGTCCTTCCGGCTGCGGAAAATCCACATTTCTAAGGCTGTTGGCAGGGCTTATCGCACCGGATGAGGGTTCATTTTTCATCGACGGCGTTCCCATCACAGGTGCTGGCTATGAAAGGGGACTCGTGTTCCAGGACCCGACTCTTTTCCCTTGGTTGACCGTGTATGACAACATAGCTTTTGGATTAAAGATCCGCAACATTTATCATGAGAAGAAAAAGGAAGTGCATGATTTCATACGCCTTGTCGGCCTGGAAGGCTTTGAAAAGGCCTATCCGCACCAGCTTTCTGGTGGAATGGCACAGAGGGCGGCTTTGGCCAGGGCATTGGTGAACCATCCCAAGGTCCTCCTGCTCGATGAACCTTTCGGAGCTCTTGACGCCTTTACCCGTATGAATATGCAGGACGAGTTGATCAAGATATGGCAGGAACGCGGGACAACCACGGTAATGGTGACCCATGACGTGGATGAAGCGATTTACTTAAGCGATAGGATCTTTGTAATGTCACCTCGGCCGGCAAGGATCGAGAGCATCATCACGGTGGGGATAGGACGCCCGCGGGCAAGGGATCTGCCCGATTTCCTGCAGCTGCGCGCCAGGATACTTAAAATTCTGGACTACGCAGGAAAACACGAAGAAATTCAATATTACCTGTGA
- a CDS encoding nitrogenase component 1 encodes MSKFVDRPRYTCALGGALATLRAIPRTIPIIHASAGCGHNLQNAINPGAGYLGGGYCGGLSLPSSNVAERDIVFGGEARLREQIGSTLEIMDGDLFLVLTGCMVEMIGDDLDAVVSEFKDSEYPVIAVHTPSFRGNSYTGYELVFDALIRKYIKREPEKTPGMVNVLGIVPAQDVFWKGNLKEIKRLLKKLGLQVNTFFGEGETLEDIRNSAKASLNIVVSDVYGIEAAKKFETVHGIPYINTVFPIGADATAEFLHEVSKALNIDVSLTDAVIEEERRVYYDYLERLADSYNDIGLQRYVMVVGDSNYAPAVTRFLADELGWLPELAVITDCLDEAQKQSLARRFENYESGLSPSVRFDTDTSSVKKYISEIWPWNRNERYYNALNPTVIVGSVYERDLAAEFGFPLLTVSYPVTNRVVLNRAYAGINGALSMVEDLLSILVAGR; translated from the coding sequence ATGAGTAAATTTGTTGACAGACCACGGTATACTTGCGCCCTTGGGGGAGCTCTTGCCACGTTACGGGCCATACCGCGCACCATACCTATCATTCACGCTTCAGCCGGCTGCGGACACAATCTGCAAAACGCCATCAATCCCGGTGCCGGATATTTGGGTGGTGGCTACTGCGGTGGGCTTTCTTTGCCCAGCAGCAATGTTGCGGAAAGAGATATCGTATTTGGAGGAGAGGCCAGGCTTCGGGAGCAGATAGGGAGCACTCTTGAAATTATGGACGGAGATCTCTTTCTGGTGTTGACCGGCTGTATGGTTGAAATGATAGGCGACGACCTGGATGCAGTAGTATCCGAATTTAAAGATAGCGAATATCCGGTTATAGCTGTGCATACACCGAGCTTTCGGGGCAACTCGTACACCGGATATGAGTTGGTTTTTGATGCACTGATCCGGAAATATATAAAGAGGGAACCGGAAAAAACACCGGGTATGGTAAATGTACTCGGAATTGTGCCGGCACAGGACGTTTTCTGGAAAGGGAACCTAAAGGAAATCAAGAGGCTGCTCAAAAAATTAGGTCTTCAAGTCAATACATTTTTTGGAGAAGGGGAGACTCTTGAAGATATCAGGAACTCAGCAAAGGCTTCACTGAATATTGTTGTTTCTGATGTGTACGGCATTGAAGCCGCAAAAAAATTCGAGACCGTGCACGGCATTCCTTATATAAATACCGTTTTTCCTATCGGCGCCGATGCAACTGCAGAATTCCTGCATGAGGTATCCAAGGCGCTGAACATCGACGTATCTCTGACCGACGCCGTTATTGAGGAGGAGAGAAGAGTTTATTACGACTATCTGGAACGGCTCGCCGATTCATACAACGACATAGGCCTGCAGCGCTATGTGATGGTGGTGGGCGATTCCAATTACGCACCGGCGGTTACCCGTTTTCTGGCTGATGAGCTCGGATGGCTTCCGGAGCTTGCCGTGATAACGGACTGTTTGGATGAAGCCCAGAAGCAGTCCCTTGCGCGGCGCTTTGAAAATTATGAGTCCGGGCTGTCGCCTTCCGTGAGGTTTGATACCGATACTTCATCGGTGAAAAAGTACATTTCCGAAATATGGCCTTGGAACCGCAATGAACGTTACTACAATGCACTGAATCCCACCGTGATTGTCGGCAGCGTGTATGAGCGTGATCTTGCGGCAGAGTTCGGATTCCCTCTTCTAACGGTTTCCTATCCGGTAACAAACCGTGTGGTGCTCAACAGAGCATATGCCGGTATAAACGGCGCATTAAGCATGGTGGAAGATTTGCTCAGTATCCTCGTGGCAGGAAGATAG
- a CDS encoding ABC transporter permease — MQNVDRIYEITEQSNKPVEHSDKHMERRSQAAFDFRTLVPSISAVCALLAHLLIPNSPKYTLKPFPYFTIVLTAILAVTLGIAVLSLRVKKVREKYAHKAWFIAAFLLLLNLLNIATLKLMLLQPIYFPSPDRILKVFVDDGLFMLKCLGYSLRLLATGYAIGALAGMTTGILVGWSKKWSYWVNPLIKIIGPIPSTAWVPIALVTFPTSFAASAFLISLAVWFPTTVLTSSGISNVKNSYFEVSSTLGAKVRHKIFKVALPAAMPSIFIGIFNGTSASFITLMTAEMMGVKFGIGWYINWQKDMLSYPNVYAGLIVIALTFSLIVTLLFKVRDRVLGWQKGVIKW, encoded by the coding sequence GTGCAAAATGTTGATAGGATATATGAGATAACAGAGCAATCAAATAAGCCGGTTGAGCACTCGGATAAGCATATGGAGAGAAGGAGCCAAGCAGCATTTGACTTTAGAACCCTGGTTCCGTCCATAAGTGCTGTTTGCGCTCTGCTGGCCCATCTGCTTATCCCGAATAGCCCTAAATATACACTGAAGCCGTTTCCTTATTTCACAATAGTGCTTACCGCTATTCTTGCGGTTACACTGGGCATCGCAGTGTTGTCGCTGCGGGTAAAGAAGGTGCGGGAGAAATATGCCCACAAGGCGTGGTTTATCGCAGCATTCCTGCTGTTATTGAACCTGTTGAACATCGCGACACTCAAGCTGATGCTGCTGCAGCCCATTTACTTTCCCAGCCCCGACCGCATATTAAAAGTTTTTGTAGACGATGGGCTGTTCATGCTGAAATGCCTGGGATATTCCCTGAGACTCCTGGCGACGGGCTATGCTATCGGTGCCCTGGCAGGCATGACGACCGGTATACTGGTGGGCTGGAGCAAAAAATGGAGCTATTGGGTAAATCCTCTGATAAAAATCATAGGTCCAATTCCGTCAACGGCGTGGGTTCCCATAGCCCTCGTAACCTTTCCCACCTCCTTTGCCGCAAGCGCTTTCTTAATCTCCCTTGCCGTATGGTTCCCGACAACGGTTCTGACAAGCTCCGGCATATCGAATGTTAAGAACTCATATTTTGAAGTTTCCAGCACATTGGGGGCAAAAGTGAGGCATAAAATCTTCAAAGTTGCGCTGCCTGCAGCGATGCCCAGCATTTTCATAGGCATATTCAACGGAACGAGTGCGTCATTCATCACCCTGATGACGGCCGAAATGATGGGTGTGAAGTTCGGAATAGGCTGGTATATCAACTGGCAAAAGGATATGCTCTCCTACCCCAACGTCTATGCGGGACTTATAGTAATAGCCTTGACCTTTTCCCTGATTGTCACCCTTTTGTTTAAAGTGCGTGACCGGGTACTGGGTTGGCAGAAGGGGGTCATCAAATGGTAG
- a CDS encoding nitrogenase component 1 yields MNYLNAKSAPAREDRLKANIAFGGTCADIKNRIKEGCFSGKGCLNLADRRFTQTQGCQFTLSLAILNTLRNAVIIMHAPIGCGACSINNVGVNQTLKRLRDPLAEGVIWLSTNLDEADVITGGERKLREAVLFADREFRPETIIVANGCVPALIGDDIDSILADLDAQTAASIVPIHCEGFKTKVMATAYDAVYHGILKKYVKKPDRREYIAEPDIEKIKEQYRISRNVNVLNVGSMSRQDELELQRLLNAIGLNVTFIPCYAEPEDFEYSLESSLNVSICGTHDDYFVEHLKEKYNIPFLVDTIPIGRKNTDRWILKIAEHFGFEEEARRLIELENKLLDESLEPFRRTLSGKSAFLAGGEVRIIATAEILQDLGMKVIGFKAHHFDQFIEPIFDALENIDDVLIDVATNQPFEQSNLLNRLKPDVLIAHVGGNNIAAKHGIPILPLFGPSYNYMGYSGVYEVARRLNMVVRNYQFNKKLSQYTRLPFKKEWYQKDPFTYIKNPDAV; encoded by the coding sequence ATGAATTATTTGAACGCTAAATCAGCGCCCGCGCGTGAAGACAGGCTGAAAGCAAATATCGCCTTTGGCGGTACCTGCGCGGATATAAAAAACCGTATAAAGGAAGGATGCTTTTCGGGAAAAGGCTGCCTGAATCTAGCCGACAGGAGGTTTACCCAGACACAGGGCTGCCAGTTCACCTTAAGCCTGGCAATATTGAATACGCTGAGAAACGCAGTGATTATCATGCATGCACCGATAGGATGCGGCGCTTGCAGTATCAACAATGTAGGAGTAAATCAAACCCTCAAGCGTTTGCGCGATCCTTTGGCTGAGGGTGTTATATGGCTCTCAACCAACCTTGATGAGGCCGATGTCATAACCGGCGGAGAGCGCAAGCTTCGGGAAGCCGTCCTCTTTGCCGACCGTGAGTTCCGGCCGGAGACCATCATCGTGGCAAACGGATGCGTTCCGGCTTTGATCGGCGACGACATCGACAGCATCCTTGCCGACCTGGATGCACAGACTGCTGCCAGCATTGTGCCCATCCACTGTGAAGGTTTTAAGACAAAGGTGATGGCGACGGCATATGACGCAGTATATCACGGTATCCTGAAAAAATATGTAAAAAAGCCCGACAGGCGGGAGTATATTGCCGAGCCGGATATTGAGAAAATCAAGGAGCAGTATCGCATCAGCCGCAATGTAAACGTGCTGAATGTCGGTTCGATGAGCCGGCAGGATGAGTTGGAGCTTCAAAGGCTTCTTAACGCCATCGGCCTCAATGTAACCTTTATTCCTTGCTATGCAGAGCCTGAAGATTTTGAGTACTCCTTGGAGAGTTCGCTCAATGTGAGCATCTGCGGCACCCATGACGATTATTTTGTCGAGCATTTGAAAGAAAAATATAACATTCCTTTTCTGGTGGATACCATACCCATCGGAAGAAAAAACACCGACCGCTGGATACTAAAGATTGCTGAACATTTTGGCTTTGAGGAGGAAGCAAGACGGCTTATCGAGTTGGAGAACAAGCTGCTGGACGAAAGCCTGGAGCCTTTTCGCAGAACCCTTTCAGGCAAAAGTGCATTCCTTGCGGGGGGTGAGGTCCGGATCATCGCCACCGCTGAAATTTTGCAGGATCTTGGAATGAAAGTGATTGGCTTTAAGGCTCACCACTTTGACCAGTTTATCGAGCCTATCTTTGATGCTCTTGAAAATATAGATGATGTACTCATCGATGTCGCTACCAACCAGCCGTTTGAACAGTCAAACCTTTTGAACCGATTGAAGCCGGATGTGCTGATTGCCCATGTGGGCGGAAACAACATAGCTGCGAAGCACGGTATTCCAATACTGCCGCTCTTCGGGCCAAGCTACAATTATATGGGCTATTCGGGCGTTTATGAAGTGGCAAGGCGTCTGAATATGGTTGTAAGGAACTATCAATTTAACAAAAAGCTTTCTCAATATACCAGACTTCCCTTTAAGAAGGAATGGTATCAAAAGGATCCGTTTACCTATATAAAAAATCCGGATGCAGTGTAA